The proteins below come from a single Chitinophaga pinensis DSM 2588 genomic window:
- a CDS encoding ATP-binding cassette domain-containing protein: MIDLLKVFRTKSRLFYLFLITLGLIGSFTNMGILMLINEAFSGKATFLTSSGIPGYAVFVFLILVSFVSTAVFQNYMVALTNSVMFSLELSVIKKVRTASYESFEKMGAEKIYAAIGDTRILSRVPEIFVTLINSLVTIVCSFLYFFWISPLACLVVLLLMSVLLVVYLYRNGKIEKDLNKVRDLQDVYYFSLRELLGGFRQIRISWLRNNNIYNRHILHNRNKSKDLSTQVSKKYVSNELTGVYSWYLVLGLVIYLIPAIFKTNSGELAAFITTVLFMMSPVSRLIMVIPFYATLRIAVERIGKIDEQLEVDALPDPTAGNFTREFNTLRFEDIHYRYMAEDSSSFTLELEDFTVSKGEIIFIVGGNGCGKTTFINLLTALCRAQGGKVFIDEEEVDWLTYAAFSNNMAVVYTNQVLFQENYDDHDMSASNRRLLELEHMLNLKGILKINVEENRADVNLSRGQQKRLALLLALLEDKPIVVLDEWAAEQDPRNKKLFYTEWLQEMKRIGKTVIAVTHDEDFFHVADRVVRFEYGKIIADTCITREPA; this comes from the coding sequence ATGATTGATCTGTTAAAAGTATTCCGTACAAAGTCCAGACTATTTTATCTTTTTTTGATAACGCTTGGGCTGATTGGCAGTTTTACGAATATGGGCATACTGATGCTTATCAATGAGGCATTCAGTGGAAAAGCCACATTTCTGACATCGTCAGGAATTCCGGGTTACGCGGTATTCGTTTTTTTAATTCTGGTTTCATTTGTATCTACTGCTGTTTTTCAGAATTATATGGTAGCGCTCACTAATAGTGTGATGTTCTCCCTGGAACTGTCAGTCATAAAAAAAGTACGCACCGCATCCTATGAATCTTTTGAAAAAATGGGCGCGGAAAAAATATATGCAGCCATTGGTGATACGCGTATTCTGAGCAGAGTACCGGAAATATTTGTTACCCTTATCAACTCGCTTGTTACAATCGTATGTTCTTTTCTTTACTTTTTCTGGATATCACCATTGGCCTGCCTGGTTGTGCTGCTGTTAATGAGTGTATTACTGGTTGTTTATCTGTACAGGAATGGCAAAATAGAAAAAGACCTTAATAAGGTCAGGGATCTTCAGGATGTGTATTATTTTTCACTTCGTGAATTATTGGGAGGGTTCAGACAGATCAGAATATCGTGGCTGAGGAATAATAATATTTATAACAGGCATATTCTCCATAACAGGAATAAGTCCAAAGACCTGAGTACGCAGGTATCGAAGAAATATGTTTCCAATGAGCTTACAGGAGTGTATAGCTGGTATCTGGTTCTGGGCCTTGTCATTTATCTGATACCGGCGATCTTTAAAACCAATAGTGGCGAGCTGGCGGCATTTATAACAACTGTATTATTTATGATGTCTCCTGTATCCCGGCTTATCATGGTCATTCCATTTTATGCCACTTTGAGGATCGCCGTGGAGCGCATCGGAAAAATAGATGAACAGCTTGAGGTAGACGCACTTCCTGATCCGACTGCGGGAAATTTCACCCGCGAATTCAATACGCTCAGATTTGAAGATATCCATTACAGATATATGGCAGAAGATAGTAGCTCTTTCACCCTGGAGCTGGAGGATTTCACTGTCTCAAAAGGAGAAATCATATTTATTGTTGGTGGCAATGGTTGTGGTAAAACCACCTTTATCAATCTGCTGACCGCCTTGTGCAGAGCGCAGGGAGGTAAGGTGTTTATAGATGAAGAGGAAGTGGACTGGTTGACATATGCTGCATTCAGTAATAATATGGCTGTTGTATATACCAATCAGGTATTGTTTCAGGAGAATTATGATGATCATGATATGTCAGCTAGCAATCGTAGGTTACTGGAGTTAGAGCATATGTTGAATCTGAAGGGTATTTTGAAGATCAATGTTGAAGAAAATCGCGCCGATGTTAATCTCTCAAGAGGACAACAGAAAAGATTGGCGTTATTATTAGCATTGCTGGAGGATAAACCGATTGTTGTGCTTGATGAGTGGGCGGCTGAGCAGGACCCCCGGAATAAGAAATTGTTTTATACAGAATGGCTGCAGGAGATGAAACGAATCGGAAAGACGGTGATCGCCGTGACGCATGATGAAGACTTTTTTCATGTAGCAGATCGTGTGGTGAGATTTGAATATGGAAAAATCATTGCGGATACCTGTATTACAAGAGAACCCGCATAA
- a CDS encoding thioesterase II family protein, translated as MEKIRLYCLPFAGGNKYSYREYEQKAPPSLRVIPLEYPGRGARSQEPLLSEINAIVNDLYQQIASETTKGTYAIYGHSMGGITAFLLTRKLIVNGMPPPVHLFITGTMGPSAKSRSEKKRHLMEKQKFIEEIKALDGLPDEILAHDELLDYFEPILRADFRATETYSYQQAAPLQLPFTVITGTEEPMTIEDIHLWQKETSFTVDFRQLPGKHFFISKYPADVLAIISEKLSVQPKSISNEI; from the coding sequence ATGGAAAAAATCCGTCTTTACTGCCTGCCGTTTGCCGGAGGTAATAAGTACTCTTACAGGGAGTATGAGCAGAAGGCTCCCCCGTCATTGCGTGTTATTCCGCTGGAATATCCCGGCAGAGGCGCCAGGAGCCAGGAACCACTTCTGTCGGAGATTAACGCCATTGTCAATGATCTCTATCAGCAAATTGCCAGTGAGACTACTAAGGGTACATACGCCATTTATGGTCATAGTATGGGCGGAATTACCGCATTCCTGTTAACCAGAAAGCTGATCGTAAATGGTATGCCTCCGCCGGTACATCTGTTTATAACCGGTACAATGGGGCCTTCTGCAAAGTCAAGATCTGAGAAAAAAAGACATCTGATGGAAAAGCAGAAGTTTATCGAAGAGATCAAGGCATTAGATGGCCTGCCAGATGAAATCCTGGCACATGATGAACTGCTGGATTATTTTGAGCCTATACTAAGGGCTGATTTCAGGGCTACAGAGACTTACAGCTATCAACAGGCAGCACCTTTGCAACTGCCTTTTACAGTAATTACCGGCACCGAAGAACCCATGACCATAGAAGATATACACCTTTGGCAGAAGGAGACTTCTTTTACAGTGGATTTCAGACAGTTGCCGGGTAAACATTTCTTCATTTCCAAATATCCGGCAGATGTATTGGCCATCATATCAGAAAAATTATCAGTACAACCTAAATCAATAAGCAATGAAATATAA
- a CDS encoding MBL fold metallo-hydrolase — MKYNEVYLKPNVVFEPLVDRWYAWSHLISPATAAMNIAGRHMTIMESYLMAPSIHAEAVLNPKMRGGPFMDFNGGRTTEVEALVQHTKKERRQMIEFVEAVKQLDKMLIQEAKGFGMEELYVKVPDALKGYVELFYDRNNNPGFRLFESLLYKSRFYNKSSQSLALWLTNNDHRPFVLSTPRLEEPNVLHLEIPFDHKGIDQLARMKRIPQPLGPIKELLGITPAQEPLFGTLFTETPHPAYDKYTGDKIRMRYFGHACILVETKDVCILADPLISYYGYHSDIEHFSDSDLPDVIDYVLITHNHQDHILFETLLPLRHKIKNIIVPRTKGGRLEDPDLKLMFNNIGFENVYEIDELETIPFGDASITGIPFTGEHSDLNIQAKSCHLVQIGGFRLLFMADSRIMEPALYSHIHDVIGDVDVIFLGMECDGAPLTWLYGPLLTKKVSREQDGTRRLNGSDCARGMSLVDIFNPKEVYVYAMGQEPWVEFISSIKYTDESNPIIQSDRLVNLCRERGIIAERLYGEKEILYNRKSERVLDVY; from the coding sequence ATGAAATATAATGAAGTGTATCTGAAACCCAATGTGGTATTTGAACCATTGGTCGACAGGTGGTATGCCTGGAGCCATTTAATCTCCCCCGCTACAGCCGCAATGAACATAGCTGGACGACATATGACTATTATGGAGTCTTATCTTATGGCCCCCAGTATTCACGCAGAGGCGGTGCTTAATCCCAAAATGAGAGGAGGTCCTTTCATGGATTTTAACGGTGGTCGTACTACTGAGGTAGAAGCACTGGTACAGCATACAAAAAAGGAGAGGAGGCAGATGATCGAATTTGTAGAGGCTGTAAAACAGCTTGACAAAATGTTGATCCAGGAAGCAAAGGGTTTTGGAATGGAGGAGCTGTATGTAAAGGTGCCAGATGCCCTAAAGGGATATGTGGAACTGTTTTATGACAGAAATAACAATCCAGGGTTCAGGCTTTTTGAATCTCTTTTGTATAAGAGCCGGTTTTACAATAAATCCTCACAGAGCCTTGCATTATGGCTGACGAATAATGACCATCGTCCATTTGTATTAAGCACGCCACGCCTGGAAGAGCCTAATGTGTTGCATCTGGAAATACCATTTGATCATAAAGGCATTGATCAGCTAGCCAGGATGAAAAGGATTCCTCAGCCACTGGGCCCGATTAAAGAATTGCTGGGTATTACTCCGGCACAGGAACCTTTGTTTGGAACATTATTCACTGAGACGCCGCACCCTGCTTATGATAAATATACAGGTGATAAGATCAGGATGAGGTATTTCGGTCACGCATGTATTCTTGTAGAAACGAAAGATGTATGCATATTAGCGGATCCATTGATCAGTTACTATGGATATCATTCTGATATAGAACATTTCTCGGATTCTGATCTTCCTGATGTGATCGATTATGTGCTTATAACGCACAATCATCAGGATCATATATTATTTGAGACATTGTTGCCACTCAGACATAAAATAAAGAATATCATTGTTCCAAGAACAAAAGGCGGCCGCTTGGAAGATCCGGATCTCAAATTGATGTTTAACAATATCGGATTTGAAAATGTCTATGAGATTGACGAACTGGAAACTATTCCTTTTGGAGATGCTTCCATTACAGGTATTCCTTTTACCGGAGAACATAGTGATCTGAACATTCAGGCCAAAAGCTGCCATCTGGTACAGATCGGAGGTTTCAGGCTGCTTTTTATGGCGGATTCAAGAATCATGGAACCCGCGTTATATTCACACATTCACGATGTGATAGGAGATGTCGATGTAATATTTTTGGGTATGGAATGTGATGGTGCTCCTTTAACATGGTTATATGGCCCGTTACTAACCAAAAAGGTTTCCAGGGAGCAGGATGGTACGAGAAGGCTGAATGGTTCCGATTGTGCTAGAGGTATGTCACTGGTGGATATATTTAATCCGAAAGAGGTGTATGTATATGCAATGGGTCAGGAACCATGGGTAGAGTTTATCAGTAGTATTAAATACACAGATGAGTCCAACCCAATTATTCAGTCTGACAGATTGGTAAATCTGTGTAGAGAGCGGGGTATAATTGCGGAAAGACTCTATGGCGAAAAGGAGATCTTATATAACAGAAAGTCAGAGCGTGTTTTAGATGTTTATTAG